Proteins co-encoded in one Mytilus trossulus isolate FHL-02 unplaced genomic scaffold, PNRI_Mtr1.1.1.hap1 h1tg000220l__unscaffolded, whole genome shotgun sequence genomic window:
- the LOC134701129 gene encoding uncharacterized protein LOC134701129 — protein sequence MDVIKVVTTELPAVVGIVENGDILWINNPQEKILQKVKVNEKIDLIQELTSVKVYDIAKLVNDEGYLLSFYSNHILKMLTPKGQLKQLSSISPFLPLGIHITRENDILVGFQENAPTFPITETSRRGIRKLGMDRKVKFTFEYDKDKRRLFTCPYRITTNINGDICVSDIITADNSGRVTVLGNDGSVKWSYIGNPDVNGGWNKFNPEGIATTSQGHIVITDCNNHAIHVLSMKGDVLLCQKTMQLNFIAPCSVCIGENDILKIGCSSTKGKSEAQLVFLKINIDTY from the coding sequence ATGGACGTCATTAAAGTAGTCACTACCGAACTTCCGGCTGTTGTTGGAATAGTAGAAAATGGTGATATTCTGTGGATCAATAATCCTCaagaaaaaatacttcaaaaagtgaaagtcaatgaaaaaatagatttaattcAAGAATTGACCAGTGTTAAAGTGTATGACATAGCGAAACTGGTCAATGATGAGGgatatttattgtcattttacaGTAATCATATTCTTAAAATGTTAACTCCTAAAGgacaattaaaacaattgtcAAGTATATCACCATTTCTTCCATTAGGAATTCATATCACTAGGGAAAACGATATTTTAGTCGGATTCCAGGAAAATGCCCCAACCTTTCCAATAACTGAAACATCTCGCAGAGGAATTAGAAAACTTGGTATGGACAGAAAAGTGAAATTTACTTTCGAATACGACAAAGACAAACGAAGGTTATTTACGTGTCCGTACCGTATAACAACGAATATTAACGGTGATATTTGTGTGTCTGACATTATCACTGCCGATAACTCTGGAAGAGTTACTGTTCTTGGTAATGACGGCTCAGTGAAATGGAGTTATATAGGGAATCCAGATGTGAACGGTGGATGGAACAAATTTAACCCTGAAGGAATAGCTACGACCTCTCAAGGTCATATAGTCATTACTGACTGTAACAATCATGCTATACATGTTTTATCTATGAAAGGAGATGTGTTATTGTGCCAGAAAACAATGCAGCTTAACTTTATTGCTCCATGTAGTGTATGCATAGGagaaaatgacattttgaaaatagGCTGTTCATCAACAAAAGGCAAAAGTGAAGCTCAACTAGTATTCCTTAAGATAAATATCGACACATATTGA